From the Glutamicibacter halophytocola genome, the window CCAGCGCGTCGATACGCCAGACGGGGCACTGCCCATCGTTCCCCAGGCACAGATGCCCGGTGTAGCAACGGCCGGCTACAAGGTCGGGCTCGGATTCCGCGACCCTGCCGGCAAGACCACCGGCAGCCTCTTGCCCACCTCGAACCCAACAGACATCCTGCTTGCCGCGGGCCGCGCGTGGACCGCATCCCTGGTGGATGCCGGAGCACCCGTAGTCATACTTCGCGCAGAGGAACTCGGTCTCGACACCGCAAACTATGATTCATGGATGGCCGCCGTCGACTCGCAACTGATCGCCTTGGACCAGGTGCGCCGCGAAGCAGCGGTGCGCATGGGCCTGGCCGCGTCTCCTGAGCAGGCTGCCCGCGCCATCCCGAAACTTGCCATCGCCGCGGCACCGCAGGATGAAGACAGCGATGCCAGCGTCATGATGCTCTCCATGGGCAAGCCCCACCCGGCATTGGCCATCACCGGCAGCATCGCGCTGACCCTCGGCGCACAGACCCCGGGCACCATATTGGGCGAGATCACCGGCGGCGCGCCGCGCGCCACGCTGCGCCTGCGCACCCCCGCCGGCGTCATCGAAACCTGGAGCGAAAAACGCGAGGGGTCCATGTACGTCGGAGTGGACCGCACCGCCCGCTCCATCGCCAGCTCCACCATCCACCTCCCCGAGTCCCTCGGCAGCGTTGCCGAAACCGACCTAGCAAGCGCAAGCCGCTGAGGAGCCAGACCATGACTAATACAGGGTTCAAGGCTGCACCCCCAGCCGAACAAGAAGCCATCGCTGTCGGCACCGTCGATCCTCGGCGCCAAAACCGGCGC encodes:
- a CDS encoding PrpF domain-containing protein: MNIQAEWMRGGTSKCWVFESEHLDETATSLDELLPKVFGSPDSRQIDGVGGATSTTSKAVILHRSSDAEIDVEFTFAQVGIEEATVDWGSNCGNCSAVVGLYAIEQGWITPSGDTTRVTTRNTNTGQIIIQRVDTPDGALPIVPQAQMPGVATAGYKVGLGFRDPAGKTTGSLLPTSNPTDILLAAGRAWTASLVDAGAPVVILRAEELGLDTANYDSWMAAVDSQLIALDQVRREAAVRMGLAASPEQAARAIPKLAIAAAPQDEDSDASVMMLSMGKPHPALAITGSIALTLGAQTPGTILGEITGGAPRATLRLRTPAGVIETWSEKREGSMYVGVDRTARSIASSTIHLPESLGSVAETDLASASR